The following proteins are co-located in the Microbacterium sp. Clip185 genome:
- the glgX gene encoding glycogen debranching protein GlgX has product MHTWPGSAYPLGATYDGNGTNFALFSEGAERVELCLFDEDGVETRHDVIEVDAFVWHAYLPNIGPGQRYGYRVHGPYDPASGKRFNPNKLLLDPYAKAVDGQIDWDQSLFGYNFGDPDSRNDDDSAAHMMKGVVINPFFDWGGDRQPKTPYSETFIYEAHVKGLTKLHPGIPEEIRGTYSAIAHPAIIEHLKKLGVTAIELMPVHQFVDDDTLQQKGLSNYWGYNTIAFLAPQNTYSSTGEVGQQVQEFKGMVRALHAAGIEVILDVVYNHTAEGNHLGPTLSMKGIDNEAYYRLEADDKRYYTDYTGTGNSLNVGNPHALQLIMDSLRYWVLEMHVDGFRFDLAATLAREFYEVDRLAAFFELVQQDPIVSQVKLIAEPWDVGPGGYQVGNFPPQWTEWNGKYRDTVRDFWRGEPATLGEFASRLTGSADLYENSGRLPVASVNFVTAHDGFTLRDLVSYNEKHNDANGEDGNDGESHNRSYNFGVEGPTDDVEVLTLRARAQRNFIATLLLSQGIPMLLHGDELGRTQGGNNNGYAQDNEITWVDWENIDLPLIEFTAALSRLRRDHPTFRRSRFFDGRPVLQEEDAPVPDIVWLRPDGTPMRPEDWDSGFGRAVGVFLNGNGIRERDRRGEQIVDSHFIVLFNAGDEPVEFTLPNVDFSPEWDVLVDTAGNRADSEPVRPGEVLPVEAKSLIVLREHHEAEAEPDHSVAASLTQNLTVPVDEVPGAAPKSELPH; this is encoded by the coding sequence GTGCACACCTGGCCCGGATCGGCATATCCCCTGGGGGCGACGTACGACGGGAACGGTACGAACTTCGCCCTCTTCAGCGAAGGGGCCGAGCGGGTCGAGCTGTGCCTGTTCGACGAGGACGGCGTCGAGACCCGGCACGACGTCATCGAGGTCGACGCGTTCGTCTGGCACGCGTATCTGCCCAACATCGGACCGGGGCAGCGCTACGGATACCGCGTGCACGGCCCCTACGACCCCGCATCCGGCAAGCGGTTCAACCCGAACAAGCTGCTGCTCGATCCCTACGCGAAGGCGGTGGACGGCCAGATCGACTGGGACCAATCCCTCTTCGGCTACAACTTCGGCGACCCGGACTCGCGCAACGATGACGACTCCGCCGCCCACATGATGAAGGGCGTCGTCATCAACCCCTTCTTCGACTGGGGTGGGGACCGCCAGCCGAAGACGCCCTACTCGGAGACCTTCATCTACGAAGCCCACGTGAAGGGGCTCACCAAGCTCCACCCCGGCATCCCCGAGGAGATCCGCGGCACGTACAGCGCGATCGCGCATCCGGCCATCATCGAGCACCTCAAGAAGCTCGGGGTGACCGCGATCGAGCTCATGCCCGTGCACCAGTTCGTCGACGACGACACCCTGCAGCAGAAGGGACTGTCGAACTACTGGGGCTACAACACCATCGCCTTCCTCGCGCCGCAGAACACGTACTCGTCGACGGGCGAGGTCGGGCAGCAGGTGCAGGAGTTCAAGGGCATGGTGCGGGCGCTGCACGCCGCCGGCATCGAGGTGATCCTCGACGTGGTCTACAACCACACGGCCGAGGGCAATCACCTCGGACCGACCCTGTCGATGAAGGGCATCGACAACGAGGCGTACTACCGACTCGAAGCCGACGACAAGCGCTACTACACGGACTACACCGGTACCGGCAACAGCCTCAACGTCGGCAACCCCCACGCGCTGCAGCTCATCATGGATTCGCTGCGCTACTGGGTGCTCGAGATGCACGTCGACGGCTTCCGATTCGATCTCGCGGCCACCCTGGCGCGCGAGTTCTACGAGGTCGACCGCCTCGCAGCGTTCTTCGAGCTCGTGCAGCAGGATCCGATCGTCAGCCAGGTGAAGCTCATCGCCGAGCCGTGGGATGTGGGACCGGGCGGATACCAGGTGGGAAACTTCCCGCCCCAGTGGACCGAGTGGAACGGCAAGTACCGCGACACGGTGCGCGACTTCTGGCGCGGCGAGCCCGCAACGCTCGGCGAGTTCGCCTCGCGGCTGACCGGTTCGGCGGACCTGTACGAGAACTCCGGGCGGTTGCCGGTCGCATCCGTGAACTTCGTCACGGCTCACGACGGCTTCACCCTGCGCGACCTCGTCTCCTACAACGAGAAGCACAACGACGCGAACGGCGAGGACGGCAACGACGGTGAGTCGCACAACCGCTCCTACAACTTCGGTGTCGAAGGTCCGACCGACGACGTCGAGGTGCTGACGCTCCGCGCCCGCGCCCAGCGCAACTTCATCGCGACGCTGCTGCTGAGCCAGGGCATCCCGATGCTGCTGCACGGCGACGAGCTGGGGCGCACGCAGGGTGGCAACAACAACGGCTACGCGCAGGACAACGAGATCACGTGGGTCGACTGGGAGAACATCGACCTGCCCCTCATCGAGTTCACCGCGGCGCTGTCCCGGCTCCGACGCGATCACCCCACGTTCCGCCGCAGCCGCTTCTTCGACGGCCGACCGGTGCTGCAGGAGGAGGATGCGCCCGTCCCCGACATCGTGTGGCTGCGTCCCGACGGCACGCCCATGCGGCCGGAGGACTGGGACTCCGGTTTCGGTCGCGCGGTGGGTGTCTTCCTCAACGGGAACGGGATCCGCGAACGCGACCGCCGCGGTGAGCAGATCGTCGACAGCCATTTCATCGTGCTGTTCAACGCCGGCGACGAGCCGGTCGAGTTCACGCTGCCGAACGTCGACTTCTCGCCCGAGTGGGACGTGCTCGTCGACACCGCCGGCAACAGGGCCGACTCGGAGCCCGTCCGCCCCGGCGAGGTGCTGCCGGTCGAGGCGAAGTCGCTCATCGTGCTGCGCGAGCACCACGAGGCAGAGGCCGAGCCCGATCACTCCGTCGCCGCATCTCTGACGCAGAACCTCACGGTCCCTGTCGACGAGGTGCCCGGCGCTGCTCCCAAGTCCGAGCTCCCGCACTGA
- a CDS encoding NAD(P)H-dependent oxidoreductase: MTAHPDGTSLTASLAARLADALAPEEVEVIDLDAEGFDPRFRAEDRAAYRGESEPPADVRSYQRRLDQADQLILVFPVYWWSMPALMKGWIDRVFIKGWAFDIDPDGGTRRRLGDLTVHLLLVAGDAAGTYDRHGYEHAILTQIVHGVIDYCGARRGGVVFLHESEQEEESVRRAAAADAVERSVAAIRRARAADAER; encoded by the coding sequence GTGACCGCCCACCCGGACGGCACCTCGCTGACCGCATCCCTCGCCGCTCGGCTCGCCGACGCTCTCGCACCGGAGGAGGTCGAGGTGATCGACCTCGACGCGGAGGGGTTCGATCCGCGTTTTCGCGCCGAAGACCGCGCCGCATACCGGGGTGAGAGCGAGCCGCCCGCCGATGTCCGCTCCTACCAGCGCCGTCTCGACCAGGCGGATCAGCTGATCCTGGTGTTCCCCGTGTACTGGTGGTCGATGCCCGCGCTCATGAAGGGGTGGATCGATCGCGTCTTCATCAAGGGCTGGGCCTTCGACATCGACCCGGATGGCGGAACCCGCCGCCGACTCGGCGACCTCACCGTACACCTGCTCCTCGTGGCGGGCGATGCTGCCGGCACCTACGACCGACACGGCTACGAGCACGCCATCCTGACCCAGATCGTGCACGGGGTCATCGACTACTGCGGCGCCCGCCGCGGCGGCGTCGTCTTCCTCCACGAATCGGAGCAGGAGGAAGAGAGCGTCCGTCGCGCCGCTGCGGCGGATGCCGTCGAACGAAGCGTCGCCGCTATCCGACGCGCACGAGCCGCCGACGCCGAGAGGTGA
- a CDS encoding DUF1266 domain-containing protein codes for MSAPVSVLQNHPGEVEFPVRTRWRYVRLMERRRRADPRQMRRRALPVTAIAVPFGIVAVVASVGSWAGGSPTSLFVMFFLGLMVGLLVASTALSFFDASAPLRAQRRYVGLAARTPLTERQQQILALDAASDFAIRGWNSSLAFTPTFAELPQQVRAKHQDGQRGAPWFALPLPPIAQLRASLDEQYKIVSGSDAELLVADTLSQGLLSSRFAEIANSDDAERMMSRVASLTGLPVFDVYDLARGSDEQPPRLLLAADIERAIGGVRYAYVADYLDAADAWRLLEQLAAKAFAVYRSPDEYWREVVIATAFRSDSLEAVQRQRAAIAELGSSAWPAASVTWPAA; via the coding sequence GTGAGTGCACCCGTCAGCGTCCTGCAGAACCATCCGGGCGAGGTGGAGTTCCCGGTGCGAACGCGCTGGCGGTACGTACGACTGATGGAGCGGCGTCGGCGGGCCGATCCGCGCCAGATGCGCCGTCGCGCGCTTCCCGTCACCGCGATCGCCGTCCCCTTCGGCATCGTGGCGGTCGTCGCGTCGGTGGGCTCGTGGGCTGGCGGGTCGCCGACCTCGTTGTTCGTCATGTTCTTCCTCGGCCTGATGGTCGGGCTGCTGGTCGCCTCCACCGCGCTGTCCTTCTTCGATGCGTCGGCGCCGTTGCGCGCGCAGCGCCGGTATGTCGGCCTCGCCGCGCGGACGCCGCTGACCGAGCGGCAGCAGCAGATCCTCGCGCTCGACGCCGCGAGCGACTTCGCGATCCGAGGCTGGAACTCCTCGCTGGCGTTCACACCGACGTTCGCGGAGCTCCCGCAGCAGGTGCGCGCGAAGCACCAGGACGGCCAGCGCGGCGCTCCGTGGTTCGCCCTCCCGCTGCCGCCGATCGCGCAGCTGCGGGCCTCCCTCGACGAGCAGTACAAGATCGTCTCCGGCTCGGACGCGGAGCTGCTGGTCGCCGACACCCTGTCGCAGGGTCTGCTGTCGAGCCGATTCGCGGAGATCGCGAACAGCGACGACGCCGAGCGGATGATGTCGCGGGTCGCCTCGCTCACGGGCCTGCCTGTGTTCGACGTCTACGATCTCGCGCGCGGCAGCGACGAGCAGCCGCCCCGCCTCCTCCTGGCGGCCGATATCGAGCGCGCGATCGGCGGTGTGCGCTACGCCTACGTCGCCGACTACCTGGATGCGGCGGATGCCTGGCGGCTGCTGGAACAGCTCGCAGCCAAGGCCTTCGCGGTGTACCGGAGCCCGGACGAGTACTGGCGCGAGGTCGTGATCGCGACGGCCTTCCGCTCCGACTCGCTCGAAGCCGTACAGCGACAGCGCGCCGCGATCGCCGAGCTGGGCAGTTCCGCCTGGCCCGCCGCATCCGTCACCTGGCCCGCCGCCTGA
- a CDS encoding glutaminase: protein MDAVAELLDAARRELGEVPREALGVWRSRRILGIPAAPRIVPAGSAWHLGVLLLTDDAVLATGEVVRAREEVRRGFAAESQRERAAIAAAAFRGGFAEGQSVHVGWETIDPDAVDAASSPLRLGADGPLVRWSAAGGFMPLGTYLAERVALARTPPAGA from the coding sequence GTGGACGCCGTGGCCGAACTCCTGGATGCGGCCCGGCGCGAGCTGGGCGAGGTTCCGCGTGAGGCGCTGGGCGTGTGGCGCAGCCGCCGCATCCTCGGGATCCCCGCGGCGCCGCGCATCGTGCCCGCGGGCTCCGCATGGCATCTGGGCGTCCTGCTGCTGACGGATGACGCCGTCCTCGCGACGGGCGAGGTCGTCCGGGCGAGGGAAGAGGTGCGGCGCGGGTTCGCTGCCGAGTCGCAGCGCGAGCGGGCGGCGATCGCCGCGGCAGCCTTCCGCGGCGGATTCGCCGAGGGGCAGAGCGTGCATGTCGGCTGGGAAACGATCGATCCGGATGCGGTGGATGCGGCATCCTCACCGCTGCGCCTGGGGGCGGACGGCCCTCTCGTGCGCTGGAGTGCGGCGGGCGGGTTCATGCCGCTCGGTACGTACCTCGCCGAGCGTGTGGCCCTCGCTCGCACCCCGCCCGCGGGAGCGTGA
- a CDS encoding GTP pyrophosphokinase, with amino-acid sequence MKVPLEQQQIMMSPAQLREVRDELQRFLLEYRFGMQEIETKISILRDEFLHMHEYNPIEHVTSRLKSPDSLVDKVTRKGIPSDFASIREHITDIAGVRVTCSFTTDAYRLFDLLTQQDDISVRTVKDYIATPKENGYKSLHAIVEVPVFLSTGPVRVPVEVQFRTIAMDFWASLEHKIYYKYDRQVPMGLTESLREAAETAAALDERMERLHREVHGEQGRASSASNVIRV; translated from the coding sequence ATGAAGGTGCCGCTCGAGCAGCAACAGATCATGATGTCCCCCGCGCAGCTGCGCGAGGTGCGTGACGAGCTGCAGCGGTTCCTGCTCGAGTATCGGTTCGGCATGCAGGAGATCGAGACCAAGATCTCGATCCTGCGGGACGAGTTCCTGCACATGCACGAGTACAACCCGATCGAGCACGTCACGAGCCGCTTGAAGTCGCCCGACAGTCTCGTCGACAAGGTGACGCGCAAGGGCATCCCGTCGGACTTCGCCTCGATCCGCGAACACATCACCGACATCGCCGGTGTGCGCGTCACCTGCAGCTTCACGACCGATGCGTACCGGCTCTTCGATCTGCTGACCCAGCAGGACGACATCAGCGTCCGCACCGTCAAGGACTACATCGCCACCCCTAAGGAGAACGGCTACAAGAGTCTCCACGCGATCGTCGAGGTGCCGGTCTTCCTCTCCACCGGCCCCGTACGCGTGCCGGTCGAGGTGCAGTTCCGCACGATCGCGATGGACTTCTGGGCGAGTCTCGAGCACAAGATCTACTACAAGTACGACCGCCAGGTGCCGATGGGGCTCACCGAGAGCCTGCGCGAGGCGGCCGAGACCGCGGCCGCGCTCGACGAGCGCATGGAACGACTGCACCGCGAGGTCCACGGCGAGCAGGGGCGGGCGAGCAGCGCGTCGAACGTCATCCGCGTCTGA
- the xylB gene encoding xylulokinase, which produces MTLVLGVDSSTQSCKVVVIDAESGAIVRTSRASHPDGTEVDPAAWWEALQSAIADAGGLDDIAAWSIGGQQHGMVALDADGRVIRPALLWNDTRSGGAAAQLTAEFGAEALAERTGLVPVASFTITKLRWLRDNEPDNAARVAAVALPHDWLTWRLRGYGPAGESALGPVLDELVTDRSDASGTGYWSPETGDYDRDLLVAALGHDAQLPRVLGPDEWVTDAAGRRVGPGAGDNAGAALGVGAVPGDAIVSIGTSGTVFAVSAQRTIDATGTVAGFADASGNFLPIVVTLNAARVLDAIARLLGVDHAELSALALAAQPGAGGLRLIPYFEGERTPNLPDATASLEGMTLASTTRENLARAAVEGMLSGLGAGLDALRGLGVPLERVLLIGGAAQSEAVRRVAPQVFGLPVEVPEPGEYVALGAARQAARILD; this is translated from the coding sequence ATGACGCTGGTGTTGGGGGTCGACTCGTCGACCCAGTCGTGCAAGGTCGTCGTGATCGACGCCGAGTCGGGCGCCATCGTGCGCACCTCTCGCGCGAGCCATCCCGACGGCACCGAGGTGGATCCCGCAGCCTGGTGGGAGGCGCTGCAGTCGGCCATCGCGGATGCGGGCGGCCTCGACGACATCGCGGCGTGGTCCATCGGCGGGCAGCAGCACGGGATGGTGGCGCTCGACGCCGACGGCCGCGTCATCCGTCCGGCGCTGCTGTGGAATGACACCCGCTCCGGCGGTGCCGCCGCCCAGTTGACCGCAGAGTTCGGGGCCGAGGCGCTCGCCGAGCGCACGGGTCTCGTCCCGGTCGCCTCCTTCACGATCACGAAGCTGCGGTGGCTGCGCGACAACGAGCCCGACAACGCGGCGCGCGTGGCCGCCGTCGCGCTGCCGCACGACTGGCTCACCTGGCGGCTGCGAGGCTATGGTCCCGCAGGTGAGAGCGCGCTCGGGCCCGTGCTCGACGAACTCGTCACCGACCGCTCCGACGCCTCCGGTACCGGCTACTGGTCACCCGAGACAGGCGACTACGACCGTGACCTGCTGGTCGCAGCTCTCGGTCACGACGCCCAGCTGCCGCGCGTGCTCGGCCCCGACGAGTGGGTGACGGATGCGGCCGGCCGCCGCGTCGGCCCCGGTGCCGGCGACAACGCGGGTGCGGCTCTCGGCGTCGGGGCGGTCCCGGGCGATGCGATCGTCTCCATCGGAACGTCGGGCACCGTGTTCGCCGTCAGCGCCCAGCGCACGATCGATGCCACCGGCACGGTCGCCGGCTTCGCCGACGCATCCGGGAACTTCCTGCCCATCGTCGTGACGCTGAACGCCGCGCGCGTGCTCGACGCCATCGCGCGGCTGCTCGGCGTCGACCACGCCGAGCTCAGCGCGCTCGCACTCGCGGCGCAGCCGGGCGCAGGAGGTCTGCGACTCATCCCGTACTTCGAGGGGGAGCGCACCCCCAACCTGCCCGACGCGACCGCATCCCTGGAGGGGATGACGCTCGCCTCGACGACGCGTGAGAACCTCGCCCGCGCGGCGGTGGAGGGCATGCTGTCCGGACTCGGCGCGGGCCTGGACGCCCTGCGCGGGCTCGGCGTACCGCTCGAGCGCGTGCTGCTGATCGGCGGTGCCGCACAGTCCGAGGCGGTGCGACGCGTGGCGCCCCAGGTCTTCGGCCTCCCGGTGGAGGTCCCCGAACCCGGCGAGTACGTGGCGCTGGGCGCCGCGCGTCAGGCCGCCCGCATCCTGGACTGA
- the xylA gene encoding xylose isomerase, translated as MPAPTPADKFSFGLWTIGYNGTDPFGGPTRPALDVVHAVEKLAELGAYGLTFHDDDLFAFGSTEAERQKQIDRLKGALADTGLIIPMVTTNLFSAPVFKDGGFTANDRDVRRYALRKVFRQLDLGAELGAKTFVMWGGREGAEYDSAKDIRAALERYREAVNLLGDYVTDKGYDIKFAIEPKPNEPRGDILLPTLGHAIAFIDSLERPELVGLNPEVGHEQMAGLNFAAGIAQALFHGKLFHIDLNGQRGIKYDQDLVFGHGDLHNAFALVDLLENGGPGGVPAYDGPRHFDYKPSRTEDEKGVWESAAANMRTYLLLKERAAAFRADPEVQEALAAAKVPELSVPTLGEGETYEQFLADRSAYEDFDTDAYMGGKGGGFVRLQQLATEHLLGARG; from the coding sequence ATGCCCGCCCCCACTCCCGCCGACAAGTTCTCGTTCGGCCTCTGGACCATCGGATACAACGGCACCGACCCGTTCGGCGGACCTACCCGTCCCGCCCTCGATGTCGTCCACGCCGTCGAGAAGCTCGCCGAGCTCGGCGCCTACGGCCTCACCTTCCACGACGACGACCTCTTCGCCTTCGGCTCCACCGAGGCCGAGCGTCAGAAGCAGATCGATCGCCTCAAGGGCGCACTCGCCGACACCGGACTGATCATCCCGATGGTCACCACGAACCTCTTCTCCGCCCCCGTCTTCAAGGACGGCGGCTTCACGGCCAACGACCGCGACGTGCGCCGCTACGCGCTGCGCAAGGTGTTCCGCCAGCTCGACCTGGGTGCCGAGCTCGGCGCGAAGACGTTTGTCATGTGGGGCGGCCGTGAGGGCGCCGAGTACGACAGCGCGAAGGACATCCGCGCCGCCCTGGAGCGTTACCGCGAGGCCGTCAACCTGCTCGGCGACTACGTCACCGACAAGGGCTACGACATCAAGTTCGCGATCGAGCCGAAGCCGAACGAGCCCCGCGGCGACATCCTGCTGCCGACCCTCGGTCACGCGATCGCCTTCATCGACTCGCTCGAGCGCCCCGAGCTCGTCGGCCTGAACCCCGAGGTCGGACACGAGCAGATGGCGGGCCTGAACTTCGCCGCCGGCATCGCTCAGGCGCTGTTCCACGGCAAGCTCTTCCACATCGACCTCAACGGTCAGCGCGGCATCAAGTACGACCAGGACCTCGTGTTCGGACACGGCGACCTGCACAACGCGTTCGCGCTCGTTGACCTGCTCGAGAACGGCGGCCCCGGCGGGGTTCCGGCCTACGACGGCCCCCGTCACTTCGACTACAAGCCCAGCCGCACCGAGGACGAGAAGGGCGTGTGGGAGTCGGCCGCGGCCAACATGCGCACCTACCTGCTGCTGAAGGAGCGCGCCGCGGCCTTCCGCGCCGACCCCGAGGTGCAGGAGGCGCTCGCCGCGGCCAAGGTCCCCGAGCTGTCGGTGCCGACCCTGGGTGAGGGCGAGACGTACGAGCAGTTCCTCGCCGACCGCTCGGCCTACGAGGACTTCGACACCGACGCGTACATGGGCGGCAAGGGCGGCGGCTTCGTGCGCCTGCAGCAGCTCGCGACCGAGCACCTGCTGGGCGCCCGCGGCTGA